A window of Leptolyngbya sp. FACHB-261 genomic DNA:
TAGGGGGCAGCAATAAGCCATCAACCCCGTGCCTAATCAGCTCAGGAATTCCGCCCATATTTGAGCCTAGAACAGGCACCCCTGAGGCATGAGCTTCTAGAACAACCATCGGCCGGACATCGAACCACTGGGCAGGCAAGGCAAACACATCAAAACCAGCCATAGCAGCGGGTACTTCCTCGCGAGCGAGCTTGGAGGCAACCCGGATGCGCGGCTCTTGTTCAATTTCAGCTAACAATCGTTGTTCATAAGGCTGGCTATCTGGCACTGCGTGAATCACTAACTCAATTGGAATCTCTGCTGGTAGTGCGCGAACCGCATCTACCAAAATGTGGATTCCTTTCGTATGGTTCCAGCGTCCCAAAAAACCGATGCGCAGAGGCCCTGTTCTAGCTTGGGCCTGAGAACTTGGTTTAGGAAATGAATCAGGAATCCCTGTACGGCAGATGACTAGCTTATCTTCAGGAATGCCATTAATTAACAGCATCTCGTACAGACGCTCGCTAAGCGTGACAATTCGATCTGCGAACTTGGCCATTTCTAACAGGCCTTGCCGACGAGCTGCGATGTAGGCTGGCACAACTAAAGGCCGCACTATTGATCCTGCTGAGCCACTGGATGTAGCCAAGTGAGCACTTTGGGGCAGTGGCAACCTACTGAGCACTGATATAGGCAGGCGGCTTAGATTTCTGATCACTGGCTCAGGCAAATTGGCGGTTAAGTTGTCACAGCAGCGGCTACAACGCACTTCATCAATCTTGCCGTCGCAGGCTTCTTGACCATTCAGCATCAAGGTTTGCCGTTGACAGATAGCCTCTGGCAAGCGAATCGAGACAACTGTTGTCATGCCTAATTCTTTAGCTAGGCGCAAATGGGGTAAACCACAGCGAGGGTTCCACTGATGTTGATGGTAGAGATCGGCTCGCTGTGCTTTTAGCCAACGTGCGAAACGCTCAAAGCCACCGTGGGGAACCTCTCCATGATTGGGCTCCAGTCTAGGAGTGGACGAAATGGGATATCGATAAACTTCAGTTCCAGCGTAATGATAGAAATCTTCCTGAGCGTTGCTGCTGGCTGCCGCAACTGTACTGTCTATGCCATGGGCCCGCAGAACCGGTAGTAGTTCACTGAGGCGAATTTGAATACCCCCACAGTCATCTGGGAGATAACGGGCAACTGCTTGGATCGTTTTCATCCTGCACCTTTCAGCCTATTGAATTGGTATATTTCGCTGTGAATTTTGTTACCCCGAAGGATTACTAACTCTGACAAACTTGCATCTCTTCGCGTTTGGAGATCACTTTGGCGGGAACTCCCACGGCAACAGAATAGGGTGCAATGCTTTTGGTTACGACAGCTCCTGCACCAATGACACTGCCCCGGCCAATGGTGACACCATCCAATACCCTGACACCACTGCCTAACCAGCAATCATCCTCAATCACAATACCTCGGTAATTACTTCCCTGTTCTTTGATAATTCGATCTCGATCAGAGAAGTTGTGATTGTTGGCATAGATGCTTGAGTGCGAGGCGATCAAGCAATCACGGCCAATCTTGATATAGCGTCCGGAAATGCAGGTGTAAGGACCGATATAAGTGTTTTCACCAATCTCAATATAGTCATCAAGACCGGGATGAGCTTTGATATCAATGCCCCGATCTAGGTGCACCCGATTGCCAAGTTTTATTTTACTATTCGGCCCTACATTTTTGATTCGTACCTGCTGATCAATCCGAGTACCATGCCCTACTTCAATACGATCAGCTCTTACAAATTCAAAGCCAGGTTGAATTTGTACTGCAGTGCCTAATTGTCTAAAAATTAGACGGTACAGAAGCCTACGAAGAGTTTTTCCTGGGAAGTAGGGAACCCAACCGACCAGGGCAACAAGAACAAGTTCAGGCCAACGGAACCACTTTGCAGGTGAAAAAAGATCGATGCTCATGCCGGTGCAGATCCATACGAGCCAATCAGAATTTGTAATATCTGAGTTAGTCTTCAGAAACAGCTCGATCTAGTTTCTAAGCTGGTTTGAAATCTGTTCGTTTTGTGGGAGAGCAATGCCTGTTTGCTTAGCGTTTAGTTAGCAAGGGCAACCGTTTCGAGCAGTGGCTTACCCTCGTAATGTTGAGGGATCGGCGCTCCCATCAGATTGAGAATAGTGGGGGCTAAGTCCAGCGCATGACCAACCGGAAGCTGAGAGCCAGGAACAATTCCAGGTCCCTGCGCTAGCAGAAATCCATTGGCTCGGTGACTGCCAGTACGGTTGTAAGGAACTGGACCAATTCGACCTAAGTCTGGGCTATCAACGACATCAGTGGCATATTCCTCTTGCCAAATCACAACTAGATCGGCATCAGGCAATTTGGGATCATTGTCCGTTGCTGATTGCCGGGTTCGCAGCACTTGTTTGACCGTCGGCTGACCAGTTCTGCCATCTTTAAGGGCATAGAGACAGCCACTTAATTGATCACAGAGAGCCTCATATTCAGAAGGGGTAACAACACCCTCTGGTTCGCGCCCTTGCAGGTTAATTCGAACGTAACCTTCCGAATAACTCGGAATCGCAAAGGCTTTCATCTGAGGCCAGAAAGGCTTGTACCATCTAGCTGGTTGAAAGAAGAGGGGATCAGCTTGTTTGTAGAGCTGGTGAGGTGAAACTAAATCGGGTTGCTCAGTGGTACCAATGAACTTCTCCAATAAGTTGAAAAGTTTGGTTGGTGCCTCGCGTCTTAGGAAGCAGCGGAGCTTATTAGAGTCATGCTTCTGGCTCCATATCTCTCCTAACCAGCCCCGTGACCTATAGGCTGTAATGGGAGGCTCTAGGGGTTCTTCCCTCTGACCTAGAGCAAGGCCAAATTTGCCTGGGTAAGAGAACCGATAAAGCAGCTCAGGTAAGAATAGCATACTGGGAAGGTCCATCACGTTAGTTCCCATGCCATGAGCCGCAAAAATTAAGATCGTAGCTTGCTCAGGAGCTTGGGCTAGAATCTCGCCAATAGCTTGATCCACTGCTTCAAAAATCGCCAACATAGCATCGTCAGGGCAGTGACCTGATTGCTTATGAACTAACTGCCCATAAAGGGGATGATCGGGTTGGCTAAGATGCCAAAAGAAATGCCCTGCTGAATGGGTTTCGCCAAAGATGGTCAAAAACAAATCCCAAGGCTCGCGCTTTAATAAGTCTTGGCAAATGGCTGAGCGGCGGGTAATACCAGTCTCTAAAGATTGCTGAAGCTTCTTAAGCGCTGCTAAGTTTCGAGTATCAGCGTGGTCTCGGTTGAAGACTGGATGCTCACCATACTGCTCAACCAGTTCCTGCAATAAGCTTGGGGGTTGGGAGCTGCTGGGCGTCAGGGCAGAGTGCGCTCCCCAGGCCAGAACCTGCACACCATTCACCTGCTCAGACAAGGTGGATTGGGGCATATCAAAGACTGCGACTCGGTGCTCTTCTCCTAATGCATAGAAAGGCGAGTATTCTCTGAAATCGTAAGCGCCAATATCTTCAACCTCATAGCTACCCTGCCGTAGTTTTACAGGCGACCAGTAGCCTGTCTTCTGCGGGGAACAGCCGGTCAAAAAGGTTGTCCAGGGCGTTTCGGCTCGGTAGTAGTCGATGTTTTTTAAGCGGGTGTAGGCTCCCTGCTCCCGTAAGCGATTGAGATTTTGCAAATATCCCTGCGACATCCAGTTCTCAAGCAGGGTAGGGTCTGCCGCATCTAGTCCAATCGCAATCACAGGGCTTTTCATACACTTCTCCAGAGCCATTAACGGATTTAAAAATTTGCAAGCTCAGAAATTTCAGTAAGGCAAAGCTGATTAGGCAAAGCTAGTTTTCGTGTGTTCTCGTTGACGAATAAATACCAGCACCTTGACCGGCTCAAACTGTCCCATCTCCAATTCGATCGGTTCCTGAAAATTTGAATTGGTTTCAAGCCGGTGTGCAAGTTCAAAGTTGTGCTGGTTGTCTAAATGGTCTTTATTCGCGTTTTCGCGAACCATTTGGACATAGGTAGGGGCCGTCAAAACAACATCGCTGGCATTGACCCTATTCGTCACGGTCTGCCAATCGATTTCTCCCAGCTCATAGCGCCACAGCCATTCAACCTGTACAGCTTCACCCACTTCAACCC
This region includes:
- a CDS encoding alkaline phosphatase family protein, yielding MKSPVIAIGLDAADPTLLENWMSQGYLQNLNRLREQGAYTRLKNIDYYRAETPWTTFLTGCSPQKTGYWSPVKLRQGSYEVEDIGAYDFREYSPFYALGEEHRVAVFDMPQSTLSEQVNGVQVLAWGAHSALTPSSSQPPSLLQELVEQYGEHPVFNRDHADTRNLAALKKLQQSLETGITRRSAICQDLLKREPWDLFLTIFGETHSAGHFFWHLSQPDHPLYGQLVHKQSGHCPDDAMLAIFEAVDQAIGEILAQAPEQATILIFAAHGMGTNVMDLPSMLFLPELLYRFSYPGKFGLALGQREEPLEPPITAYRSRGWLGEIWSQKHDSNKLRCFLRREAPTKLFNLLEKFIGTTEQPDLVSPHQLYKQADPLFFQPARWYKPFWPQMKAFAIPSYSEGYVRINLQGREPEGVVTPSEYEALCDQLSGCLYALKDGRTGQPTVKQVLRTRQSATDNDPKLPDADLVVIWQEEYATDVVDSPDLGRIGPVPYNRTGSHRANGFLLAQGPGIVPGSQLPVGHALDLAPTILNLMGAPIPQHYEGKPLLETVALAN
- a CDS encoding acyltransferase: MSIDLFSPAKWFRWPELVLVALVGWVPYFPGKTLRRLLYRLIFRQLGTAVQIQPGFEFVRADRIEVGHGTRIDQQVRIKNVGPNSKIKLGNRVHLDRGIDIKAHPGLDDYIEIGENTYIGPYTCISGRYIKIGRDCLIASHSSIYANNHNFSDRDRIIKEQGSNYRGIVIEDDCWLGSGVRVLDGVTIGRGSVIGAGAVVTKSIAPYSVAVGVPAKVISKREEMQVCQS
- a CDS encoding glycosyltransferase, giving the protein MKTIQAVARYLPDDCGGIQIRLSELLPVLRAHGIDSTVAAASSNAQEDFYHYAGTEVYRYPISSTPRLEPNHGEVPHGGFERFARWLKAQRADLYHQHQWNPRCGLPHLRLAKELGMTTVVSIRLPEAICQRQTLMLNGQEACDGKIDEVRCSRCCDNLTANLPEPVIRNLSRLPISVLSRLPLPQSAHLATSSGSAGSIVRPLVVPAYIAARRQGLLEMAKFADRIVTLSERLYEMLLINGIPEDKLVICRTGIPDSFPKPSSQAQARTGPLRIGFLGRWNHTKGIHILVDAVRALPAEIPIELVIHAVPDSQPYEQRLLAEIEQEPRIRVASKLAREEVPAAMAGFDVFALPAQWFDVRPMVVLEAHASGVPVLGSNMGGIPELIRHGVDGLLLPPTDVQAWTDALARLATDPILLAELRAGIKPLRTMSEEAADTAELYQSLVTQSTLSVGAGR